ATGTCCTCGCCCGCGGCCAGCGTGAACGTGTCCGGCGTCACCGCAACAGGCAAACCGTCAGCCGAAACCACCGAAACGCGCCAGGATGCATCCACCGTGGCGTGCAGGGTGCGTGTCCAGCTGCAGCTACCCTGACACGCTGCATGGCCCAGACTGGGCAAGTTCAGTGTGGTGGGATCGCCCCCGGCCGCCGGATCTGCGGCGCGGTAATTATCGGCGCTTTCATCCAGCAACAAACCGGCACGGGCAGCCTGGGCCAGATCAATCCGCCCCGCCCCCAGATCCAGCGCATCAGCCGGTGTTTCGCGGTCATCTTTGACCAGACCATCGCTGCCATTTTTGCCGCGCACCACGTAAGCGGTGGTCATCAGCGCCGACTTGACCTGATCGGGCGTCCAGTCGGGGTGCAGGGCGCGGATCAGCGCGGCCGCCCCGGCCGCATGCGGACTCGACATCGAGGTGCCGCTGAGCACGCCAAACTCCGGCTCGCCTTCGGCCAGGCCAAGATCAATCAGCCCTGTCTGCACCGCTGCAATGATGTCGACACCCGGCGCGGTGATATCTGGCTTGACCAGCCCCGGAACGGCCGGATTAGGTCCGCGTGAGCTGAAGCCGGCCATAACATCGCCATCGACCCGGCTTGCTGTGGGTGTGGTACCGGCAATGGCGGCGTAATGTGCCGGTCCACCGTCGGCCAGCCAGGCTTTCAAGGCCACGCCATCTTTGTAGGTGATGTGCACGCCCGGCACGGCGTAACCATCGCCATTCAGGCTCGCCCCGTTGGCTTCATCGTTGGCCAGCACAAAGCCGATGGCACCACCGGCCACCACGTTGTCGCCCTTCTCCACACGGCCATTGACCCCGCGGTCGCAGACCACGATCTTGCCGTCGAAAGTGCCTGCCTCAAACGGCGTCTGACACAACGGATCACCAACATCACCGGCATACACGATTTCAGCCTGCGGCAAAGCACTGGTCAGACTGCGTCCGGCAATGTCACCGGGCGGGGTTGTCGCGCCGCCATGCAGATCGATCAGCGCATTGTTCAGCGCGCGGTCATGGGTCGAGGCAGCGACACTGAGCAGCCAAGGCGCATCGGCCGGGGAACCCAGCGTTTCCGGCGCTGGCCCATCGTTGCCCGCTGAGGTGGCGACAAAAACGCCGGCCTCGGTGGCGGCAAGAAATGCCCGCCCGTTGATATCCGACCACGGGTCACTAGAGGTACCGCCAATGGAAAAATTGAGCACATCCACACCGTCAATCACCGCCTGGTTGGTCGCCAGCGCCGTGGCCGGCGACAGGCAGGTTCCCAGCAAAGGTGTGGTCAGACAGCCCTTGTAGGTGATCAGGTTGGCGTGCGGCGCAACACCACCAATACGGCGTTCCAACGTAGCCGTCGGGGCCTGCAAGGTCGCATCGACAATATTGCCGCCAGCGGTGGACGCGGTATGACTGCCGTGACCATTGTCATCAATCGGCGTGGTCCCGGTGAAATCCCACACCCCGATCAGCTTGTCGTTGCAGAACGGCAATCCAATGGCCGGGGCGCACAGGCCGTAGTAACGCGGCAGGCCCAGCAGCGGATCAACCCGCGGGTTGGTGTGCACGTAGCCATCCACCGGTCCAACCGCAGCAAATGACGGATGGTTGTAATTGACCCCGGTGTCGATGACGCCAATCACCACGCCCTCACCCATACTGCCCACACCGTCGTAGGTGCCAGTCCCATCGTGCAGAGCATCGGCATGTATCCAGGCGGGGCCGTTGTCGCTGTG
The Oceanococcus atlanticus DNA segment above includes these coding regions:
- a CDS encoding S8 family serine peptidase, encoding MVVEYLGAWRRLCCALLLGCASLAHAETLSWKSGPGEVAYADRAVGDDYIVLHQAPALASYRGGLAGLAPTAAAVLGALRLDAQSNAALAYLDFLELEQTALIKLAEAALGRTLNVTHRMQHALNALVIKMSPEEALKVAGLPGVARVEAPIAFKLHSDNGPAWIHADALHDGTGTYDGVGSMGEGVVIGVIDTGVNYNHPSFAAVGPVDGYVHTNPRVDPLLGLPRYYGLCAPAIGLPFCNDKLIGVWDFTGTTPIDDNGHGSHTASTAGGNIVDATLQAPTATLERRIGGVAPHANLITYKGCLTTPLLGTCLSPATALATNQAVIDGVDVLNFSIGGTSSDPWSDINGRAFLAATEAGVFVATSAGNDGPAPETLGSPADAPWLLSVAASTHDRALNNALIDLHGGATTPPGDIAGRSLTSALPQAEIVYAGDVGDPLCQTPFEAGTFDGKIVVCDRGVNGRVEKGDNVVAGGAIGFVLANDEANGASLNGDGYAVPGVHITYKDGVALKAWLADGGPAHYAAIAGTTPTASRVDGDVMAGFSSRGPNPAVPGLVKPDITAPGVDIIAAVQTGLIDLGLAEGEPEFGVLSGTSMSSPHAAGAAALIRALHPDWTPDQVKSALMTTAYVVRGKNGSDGLVKDDRETPADALDLGAGRIDLAQAARAGLLLDESADNYRAADPAAGGDPTTLNLPSLGHAACQGSCSWTRTLHATVDASWRVSVVSADGLPVAVTPDTFTLAAGEDIVLSLSADTGGYPAGTWVFADVVLSPDDAAVPQAHLPVAVLPGVADPTLDGEGSEAPDEVPSRATGLTRGGALGSWLLLLVAVFAGLRRRRN